The Mercenaria mercenaria strain notata chromosome 8, MADL_Memer_1, whole genome shotgun sequence genome has a segment encoding these proteins:
- the LOC123565556 gene encoding uncharacterized protein LOC123565556, giving the protein MVVGSMCAEMYRIFNSDGVRMLQFMLYLTEGLNLMIGKRREIGRNVEYEQQRKDLDDTRVDAKNLRKTQKDKDKRYAELEKHNFELENSIIDLQTRSMNNNLICYGIPEPNNDENVKEDCESLVKELISTHINLDTTNMEFVRAHRLGSDRAKKPRGIVVKFQDYKDREKVRKRS; this is encoded by the exons ATGGTAGTTGGATCTATGTGTGCCGAAATGTATCGTATATTTAATTCTGATGGCGTAAGAATGTTACAGTTTATGTTGTATCTAACAGAAGGCCTGAACCTGATGATTGGAAAACGTAGAGAAATAGGACGGAA TGTTGAATATGAGCAGCAGCGTAAGGATCTTGACGACACACGGGTTGACGCAAAAAATCTACGGAAGACACAGAAGGACAAAGACAAACGCTATGCCGAGCTTGAGAAACATAACTTTGAGTTAGAAAATTCCATCATTGATTTACAAACACGTTCTATGAACAATAATTTGATATGTTATGGTATTCCGGAACCGAATAATGACGAGAATGTGAAAGAGGATTGCGAATCCTTAGTTAAAGAGCTAATCAGCACGCATATTAATTTAGACACTACCAACATGGAATTTGTGAGAGCGCACCGTCTGGGATCGGATCGCGCCAAAAAACCGCGAGGTATTGTTGTTAAATTCCAGGATTACAAAGACCGCGAAAAAGTTCGCAAGAGATCATAA